Proteins from a single region of Candidatus Bathyarchaeota archaeon:
- a CDS encoding 50S ribosomal protein L30e: MIDIDKALASAVKTGKVSFGTNAALQNAKTGKAKMIVLAANCPKELKEKIEYYGEISNVPVITYKGDSMDLAEVCNKLFIISALTIRETGDSDILKITEQQ, translated from the coding sequence GTGAAAACAGGTAAGGTGTCCTTTGGAACCAATGCTGCATTGCAGAACGCCAAAACAGGCAAAGCTAAGATGATAGTTTTAGCCGCAAACTGTCCAAAAGAGTTAAAAGAAAAGATAGAATACTATGGTGAAATCTCTAACGTCCCCGTGATAACATACAAAGGTGACTCAATGGATTTAGCGGAAGTCTGCAACAAACTTTTCATTATTTCAGCTTTAACCATCCGTGAAACTGGGGACTCAGATATTCTCAAAATAACTGAACAACAATAA
- a CDS encoding winged helix-turn-helix domain-containing protein, with translation MADSHEEEIYSIMFASLKHPVRRKILRMLGNKSMTFMEMVEELGVSSPHLTYHLESLGELVSKLDNGKYKLSAFGLATVSAMKGVEDVREVEPKRNQTNFKGKAIFGMMLATIVLLASVSVFQFATINQLSSSQQALLEENQQLVAWGVGTDKMANFVRNITHIDTRRYTISLLSSTVQWRTDLGGVSEEESQYSFKSSTSNLNIDLRFRNGHFSRYELTMIESYPIFTQVEPYDILQNARGILARYRVYSGDAYLTEMSDLLATVNETRNLAITKGNMKLEITVSGNTVVLFWMYTENNIDYQAKGLQMTFQGNVLTTMSDGYFLYTKGDDGMTVTAEQAVNIAKNYVKTLTWTIEGKQVSGFNVLDTPLSVQLVPHTRSNSVALIPYWYVKLSLDRIYVGGINEVAIGIYADTGQVSDVQMLSGAA, from the coding sequence ATGGCGGACTCACACGAAGAAGAAATCTACTCTATCATGTTCGCTTCACTTAAGCATCCAGTTAGGCGCAAAATTCTCCGTATGCTCGGAAACAAATCCATGACATTTATGGAAATGGTTGAAGAACTTGGAGTTTCTAGTCCCCATCTGACTTATCACCTTGAAAGCCTAGGCGAACTAGTTTCAAAATTGGATAATGGCAAGTATAAGCTGTCAGCGTTTGGCTTAGCCACCGTGAGCGCCATGAAGGGTGTAGAGGATGTTCGTGAAGTTGAGCCTAAACGTAATCAGACTAATTTTAAGGGGAAAGCAATTTTTGGCATGATGCTGGCGACGATTGTGCTTTTGGCAAGCGTATCCGTTTTTCAATTTGCCACCATAAACCAGCTTTCCAGCTCTCAACAAGCGCTTTTGGAAGAAAACCAGCAATTGGTGGCTTGGGGTGTAGGTACTGACAAAATGGCTAATTTTGTGAGAAACATAACTCACATAGATACTAGACGATACACCATTTCCTTGCTAAGTAGCACAGTACAGTGGCGGACTGATTTAGGCGGAGTCTCTGAAGAAGAATCGCAGTATTCTTTCAAAAGCAGCACCAGCAATTTGAATATTGATTTACGGTTTAGGAACGGTCACTTCTCACGGTATGAGCTTACTATGATTGAGAGTTATCCTATTTTTACTCAAGTTGAACCTTACGATATTTTACAAAACGCTAGAGGTATCCTTGCCCGATACAGAGTCTATTCAGGCGATGCGTACCTGACAGAAATGAGCGACCTTTTAGCCACCGTTAACGAAACTCGCAACTTGGCCATAACTAAGGGTAATATGAAGTTGGAGATAACTGTTTCAGGGAACACTGTTGTGCTGTTTTGGATGTATACAGAGAATAACATTGATTATCAAGCTAAAGGCTTGCAAATGACTTTTCAAGGTAACGTTTTAACGACCATGAGTGATGGCTATTTCCTCTACACTAAAGGAGATGATGGCATGACTGTTACGGCAGAACAGGCAGTGAATATTGCTAAGAATTACGTTAAAACGTTGACTTGGACTATTGAGGGAAAACAGGTTTCTGGATTTAATGTTTTAGATACGCCTTTGTCTGTTCAGCTTGTTCCTCATACCCGTAGTAACTCTGTAGCACTGATACCTTATTGGTATGTGAAGTTAAGTCTTGACAGAATTTACGTGGGAGGCATAAATGAAGTTGCAATTGGAATCTACGCTGACACAGGTCAGGTATCGGATGTACAAATGCTAAGCGGAGCAGCATAG
- a CDS encoding 4Fe-4S binding protein, with protein sequence MAIKQRIFLSLLVGVLIAVSVLSVVYIEPVNSCYGPHITSEIDRNYVYINETVTVTGQVCPAEENKTIRVAFTRPDYTFIEQYVLTDPETGNFSVTQQLDMVGYWNIFPIHGHICDRLFAEVTDPTNPEATAPTPNLPAMKVNYSVIAAAVAFLSVGTVALVAGRKNKTRKISSLRLFVQIGFIFFIFFGIFIDHQRLPVPAEQIAPHEALIGNNVLGVSMPDGIPMPFFGCYYPCGKTVTCALWEIQSYIYPFFDVGRGWGVNYDSPGILRLTVVFGVIILAAVVLGRFFCGWICPFGLYVDLMTRLRKALRIKRRELSEKFNGKFHQLGYVILAVIIILSVLFASQTLTGTQLVAGTEKGGFVYQYFSAPFCQVCPMKPLCMLSQTSVGLLRTEWIFETTTGDFYQLGFYVTSLNLIILGIVTLAAFFVRRSWCRICPLGALIALFNRFPPFKWISGVRLNKVEEKCTKCGVCKRVCPTQVTEVYEQKSGDVASSQCIYCLRCVEMCPYEDCLQFKFAGKTVCKSRNWLNDSNSLKVIE encoded by the coding sequence TTGGCTATTAAACAGCGAATCTTCCTCTCCTTACTCGTAGGAGTCCTAATCGCTGTAAGCGTTCTTAGCGTAGTGTACATTGAACCAGTCAACTCTTGTTATGGCCCCCACATAACCTCAGAGATCGACAGAAACTACGTTTACATAAACGAAACCGTCACCGTAACAGGGCAGGTTTGTCCTGCAGAAGAAAACAAAACAATCAGGGTTGCCTTTACAAGACCAGACTACACCTTCATCGAACAGTATGTTCTAACCGACCCAGAAACAGGAAATTTTTCAGTCACTCAACAGCTTGACATGGTCGGCTACTGGAACATTTTTCCCATTCACGGGCACATATGCGACAGACTATTCGCCGAAGTAACAGACCCCACTAATCCAGAAGCAACAGCGCCGACACCTAACCTGCCAGCGATGAAAGTTAACTATTCTGTAATTGCGGCAGCCGTGGCTTTCCTTAGCGTTGGAACAGTCGCGTTAGTAGCGGGAAGAAAAAACAAAACAAGAAAAATCAGTTCTTTGAGATTGTTTGTGCAGATTGGGTTTATTTTTTTCATTTTCTTCGGCATCTTTATCGACCACCAACGCCTACCCGTGCCTGCAGAGCAAATAGCGCCACATGAAGCCTTAATCGGCAACAACGTGCTTGGCGTATCGATGCCTGATGGGATTCCGATGCCGTTTTTCGGATGCTACTACCCATGCGGAAAAACCGTAACTTGCGCTCTGTGGGAAATCCAATCCTACATTTACCCCTTCTTTGATGTTGGACGCGGGTGGGGAGTAAACTACGACTCGCCAGGCATTTTGCGGTTGACAGTTGTTTTCGGCGTTATCATCTTGGCGGCAGTAGTGCTGGGGCGGTTCTTCTGCGGCTGGATTTGTCCCTTCGGCTTATATGTTGATTTGATGACTCGCCTAAGAAAAGCCCTCAGAATTAAACGCAGGGAACTCTCCGAGAAATTTAACGGTAAATTCCACCAATTAGGTTACGTCATATTGGCAGTCATAATTATTCTAAGTGTGCTTTTCGCTTCTCAAACCTTAACTGGCACCCAGCTTGTGGCTGGAACTGAAAAAGGCGGTTTTGTCTATCAGTACTTTTCAGCGCCGTTCTGCCAAGTCTGCCCCATGAAACCACTGTGCATGCTTTCGCAGACAAGCGTTGGATTGCTACGTACAGAGTGGATTTTTGAAACCACCACAGGCGACTTTTATCAACTGGGCTTTTACGTAACCTCACTTAACCTCATCATTCTAGGCATAGTTACATTGGCAGCGTTCTTTGTTCGCCGCTCATGGTGCAGAATCTGCCCACTCGGCGCCCTAATCGCGCTGTTTAACAGGTTCCCGCCCTTCAAGTGGATAAGCGGTGTGCGCTTGAATAAGGTTGAAGAGAAATGCACCAAGTGCGGCGTGTGCAAGCGTGTTTGCCCAACCCAAGTTACGGAAGTGTATGAGCAAAAGAGCGGTGATGTTGCAAGTTCACAGTGCATCTATTGCCTGCGCTGTGTCGAAATGTGTCCCTATGAGGATTGCTTGCAATTCAAGTTTGCAGGGAAAACGGTTTGCAAATCAAGGAACTGGTTAAATGACTCAAACAGTTTAAAGGTGATTGAGTAA
- a CDS encoding ferredoxin family protein has product MVERAFHGVPRCMIPWYPIINYEKCGSCGKCVEYCKHGVYGFEEKQGKRKPFVKKADNCIVYCNCCDAVCPSGAISHPSKLETGKIISKLRKKME; this is encoded by the coding sequence ATGGTTGAAAGAGCATTTCACGGCGTTCCCAGATGTATGATACCTTGGTATCCAATTATCAACTATGAAAAATGTGGCTCCTGTGGAAAATGTGTGGAATACTGCAAGCATGGTGTCTATGGCTTTGAGGAGAAACAAGGCAAAAGAAAACCCTTCGTAAAAAAAGCTGACAACTGCATTGTATACTGTAACTGTTGTGACGCCGTATGCCCCTCAGGCGCCATTAGCCATCCTTCAAAACTGGAAACAGGCAAAATCATCAGCAAACTAAGAAAAAAAATGGAATAA
- a CDS encoding DUF169 domain-containing protein, with protein MENQILSQKIEKILGLGSPPLAIKIIKTEDPLPNIRLPTQNSRYCQFLMLARKGQTLILNAEKLACPAAKAALGLGSLAEKISTGEMLCTLGLFANKEAAAKTMRMMPRIKEGTTKAVVAGPLRDFPMEPDVVIIESIPEHIMWIGLARNFKEGGRLNFNSSIFQAECVDVTTVPYITGEINMTPGCYGCRQATDTPPEHMFIGIPAKLLPEIVESLEVLAQKAMPPVREKGVYALYSKGLTHNKENINRV; from the coding sequence GTGGAAAACCAAATTCTCAGTCAAAAAATCGAAAAAATCTTGGGCTTAGGTTCTCCGCCATTAGCCATAAAAATCATCAAAACTGAAGACCCCTTGCCCAACATCAGATTGCCGACTCAAAATAGCCGTTACTGCCAGTTTCTTATGCTAGCCAGAAAAGGACAAACTTTAATACTAAACGCTGAAAAGTTGGCGTGTCCAGCAGCAAAAGCAGCCTTAGGACTAGGGTCATTGGCAGAAAAAATCTCAACAGGAGAAATGCTGTGTACCCTCGGATTATTCGCAAACAAGGAAGCAGCAGCTAAGACGATGCGTATGATGCCAAGAATAAAGGAGGGCACGACGAAAGCTGTTGTTGCAGGGCCTCTAAGAGATTTCCCAATGGAGCCAGATGTCGTCATTATAGAGAGCATTCCTGAACACATAATGTGGATTGGTTTAGCTAGAAATTTTAAGGAAGGCGGGCGGCTTAACTTTAACTCATCCATTTTCCAAGCTGAATGCGTTGATGTGACAACTGTGCCTTACATAACTGGCGAAATAAATATGACTCCTGGCTGTTATGGGTGTCGCCAAGCTACCGATACCCCGCCTGAACATATGTTCATTGGCATTCCAGCAAAGCTTCTGCCTGAAATCGTCGAATCCTTGGAAGTCTTAGCACAAAAAGCAATGCCTCCGGTCAGAGAAAAAGGCGTCTACGCATTGTATAGTAAAGGGTTAACACACAATAAAGAAAATATTAATCGCGTCTAA
- a CDS encoding metallophosphoesterase, whose protein sequence is MRNRKPLLRPREKHHVIGMIVGVISDTHDNLPLVERAVQTLNEQKVGLVLHAGDYVAGFVIPKFKALTCKLVGVFGNNDGDHELLKKRFSETSNCTIHDRFAAVTVDGNYRVALLHGDEVELLNALADSGYFNAIVHGHSHLKGIQRRGKTLMINPGEVCGYLTGKPTIALLDTVKHEAEIIEL, encoded by the coding sequence ATGCGGAATAGAAAGCCTTTATTGCGTCCGCGAGAAAAACACCACGTGATTGGTATGATAGTTGGCGTAATCTCGGATACACATGATAATTTACCTCTTGTAGAGCGAGCCGTGCAAACTCTAAATGAGCAGAAGGTCGGTTTAGTGCTTCATGCTGGCGATTACGTTGCGGGGTTTGTTATCCCAAAATTCAAGGCATTAACCTGCAAGCTCGTTGGTGTCTTTGGCAATAACGATGGAGACCATGAACTATTAAAGAAACGCTTCAGCGAAACCAGCAATTGCACAATTCATGACAGGTTTGCAGCAGTAACGGTGGACGGCAACTATAGAGTTGCTTTGCTTCATGGCGATGAAGTTGAACTGCTTAATGCGTTGGCTGACAGCGGCTACTTTAACGCTATAGTGCATGGACATTCTCACTTGAAAGGTATACAACGCAGAGGCAAAACCTTGATGATTAACCCTGGCGAAGTCTGTGGGTACCTGACTGGAAAACCCACAATTGCATTGCTTGATACTGTGAAGCATGAGGCAGAGATAATTGAACTCTAA
- a CDS encoding amino acid ABC transporter permease produces MFEFLLDPRYYLDIIQGLTLTIEITLFGVALGLILGTLLAIGDIYGGKLIRGAIAVYVEFFRGSPLFVQLFIAVYTVPAILNVQIDHYLLAFLVFGLNSAGYQKGYIKGAMQTIFDDQMAAGMSVGMSRFQTLRHVILPQAYRIVIPSWTNEFCSLTKSTAVLSYVGLMDIVGAGRTIIFQTMQVLPVWILIGLIYLVWITGFSKVMDIVYEKKRIPGVELAMQS; encoded by the coding sequence ATGTTTGAGTTCCTCTTAGACCCCCGATATTACCTCGATATCATACAAGGGTTAACTCTGACCATAGAGATCACGCTATTCGGTGTAGCTCTTGGATTAATATTGGGAACTTTGTTGGCAATAGGGGATATTTATGGAGGAAAACTCATACGGGGAGCAATCGCAGTTTACGTTGAATTCTTCCGAGGAAGCCCACTGTTTGTTCAATTATTTATAGCGGTATACACGGTGCCAGCTATACTTAACGTTCAGATTGACCATTACTTGTTGGCTTTCTTGGTTTTCGGATTAAATAGTGCAGGTTACCAAAAAGGCTACATTAAAGGTGCAATGCAAACAATATTTGACGATCAAATGGCCGCGGGCATGTCAGTAGGAATGTCAAGGTTCCAGACACTTCGCCATGTAATTCTGCCACAGGCCTATAGGATAGTAATCCCATCTTGGACGAATGAATTCTGTTCTCTAACAAAAAGCACGGCTGTATTATCCTATGTAGGTCTCATGGACATAGTCGGTGCAGGACGCACAATTATATTTCAAACGATGCAGGTTTTGCCCGTTTGGATTCTAATCGGCCTCATTTATCTGGTATGGATTACTGGATTTTCCAAAGTAATGGATATAGTTTACGAGAAAAAACGAATCCCAGGCGTAGAACTCGCTATGCAATCTTAA
- a CDS encoding arsenate reductase ArsC — MKKILFVCVENAGRSQMAEAFAKKYGKDQFDVSSAGNKPADKVNPVVVEVMKEKGIDISNNKPKMITAKMAMDVDLIVTMGCSAQNLCPGPFFKPVIDWALEDPKGKPIEKVREIRDEIERKIQNLIAENLKS; from the coding sequence TTGAAAAAAATCTTGTTTGTCTGCGTTGAAAATGCAGGCAGAAGCCAAATGGCAGAAGCATTCGCCAAAAAATACGGCAAAGACCAGTTTGATGTTTCCAGCGCCGGCAACAAACCCGCAGACAAGGTGAACCCAGTAGTGGTTGAAGTCATGAAAGAGAAGGGCATCGACATTTCAAACAACAAGCCTAAAATGATAACCGCAAAGATGGCAATGGACGTAGACTTAATTGTAACTATGGGCTGCAGCGCTCAAAACCTTTGCCCAGGTCCATTCTTTAAGCCAGTGATAGACTGGGCGCTGGAAGACCCAAAAGGGAAGCCTATAGAAAAAGTTAGAGAAATACGTGATGAAATAGAGCGAAAAATCCAGAACCTGATAGCTGAAAACCTGAAAAGTTAA
- a CDS encoding NusA-like transcription termination signal-binding factor has product MTCDEMRYIALFESISGASVKDCIIDEEQERAIFIVNQGQVGVAIGKGGRNIHTLERMTGKKHEIIEYSEDPVTFMKNALKPAAVREIRVTERTDGKKMAVITVNPKDKGVAIGKNGKNAERLRFLAKRYFDIQNVSIT; this is encoded by the coding sequence ATCACCTGCGACGAAATGCGATACATAGCTTTATTTGAAAGCATAAGCGGCGCCAGCGTGAAAGACTGCATAATCGACGAAGAACAAGAACGCGCAATCTTCATAGTCAACCAAGGCCAAGTGGGCGTTGCCATAGGCAAAGGCGGCAGAAACATCCATACCCTTGAGCGCATGACAGGCAAAAAACACGAAATCATCGAATACAGCGAAGATCCCGTAACATTCATGAAAAACGCCCTAAAACCTGCAGCAGTCCGAGAGATACGGGTTACCGAACGCACCGATGGCAAAAAAATGGCAGTCATTACAGTCAACCCTAAAGACAAGGGCGTCGCAATAGGTAAGAACGGCAAGAACGCCGAACGTCTGCGCTTTTTGGCAAAACGATACTTTGACATTCAGAACGTAAGCATCACCTAA
- a CDS encoding PQQ-binding-like beta-propeller repeat protein: MKNKKGVIFFATLTLLLTTALLCLNPVEASTQNISGDWPMFRHDPQHSGTSSETGLLWCFDTGDKVRSSAAVVNGVVYDASNNGYVYAFDAFTGSVIWRYNSGSQVESSPAVVNGVVYIGILWDGQHGYICALDAADGSLIWRFTTNSGVESSPTVVNGVVYIGTYSGYVYALNATNGAKIWSYLTGDFVFSSPAVVDGVVYIGSGDGYVYALGAGDGALIWSFCTGGAVYSSPAVVDGAVFVGSHDCYVYALRACDGSLIWRYRTGGFVDSSVAVAGGKVYVNSGDGFVYALSADEGSKCWLFSNPYAMANYSSYVYSSPATVGNTVYVGSRDGYIFGLNTRNGSLVWAYRTGGFIFSSPSVANGVVYLGSFDGKIYAISTAITPSTTPPPIPIPQLTATPSPAPILTSAPASTVILTAASTPAATEDPESDNSGQNLTTKSTRVIPTQPITNPILEESWIGNFVLLGIIIATAIIAVVSLFRIFRISKEGIFNPAEGDN, from the coding sequence ATGAAAAATAAAAAAGGCGTTATCTTTTTTGCTACTTTAACCTTATTGTTGACTACCGCATTGTTATGCTTAAACCCTGTTGAGGCAAGCACACAAAACATCTCTGGTGACTGGCCAATGTTTCGTCATGACCCACAGCACTCTGGGACCTCTTCTGAGACCGGGTTGCTTTGGTGTTTTGACACTGGCGATAAAGTACGTTCGTCTGCCGCAGTTGTTAACGGCGTTGTGTATGATGCCTCAAATAACGGTTACGTTTATGCTTTTGACGCGTTCACTGGCAGTGTAATTTGGCGATATAATAGTGGAAGTCAGGTAGAGTCGTCTCCTGCAGTGGTTAATGGTGTTGTGTACATTGGAATCTTATGGGATGGTCAACACGGCTACATCTGCGCTTTAGATGCTGCTGATGGCTCGTTAATCTGGCGATTTACAACTAACAGCGGAGTTGAGTCCTCTCCGACAGTGGTTAACGGAGTTGTTTACATTGGCACATATTCTGGTTACGTTTACGCCTTGAATGCTACTAATGGTGCCAAAATCTGGTCTTACCTTACAGGAGACTTTGTATTTTCTTCTCCTGCAGTGGTTGACGGCGTCGTCTATATCGGTTCGGGAGACGGCTACGTCTATGCCTTGGGCGCTGGCGATGGCGCATTGATCTGGTCATTTTGCACCGGAGGCGCTGTCTATTCCTCGCCAGCAGTTGTTGACGGTGCTGTCTTTGTTGGTTCACATGATTGCTATGTGTACGCATTGAGGGCTTGTGATGGCTCTTTAATCTGGCGCTACCGTACTGGCGGCTTTGTCGATTCGTCTGTTGCTGTTGCAGGCGGTAAAGTTTATGTTAATTCTGGTGACGGCTTTGTTTACGCTTTGAGCGCTGATGAGGGTTCAAAGTGCTGGTTGTTTAGTAATCCGTATGCTATGGCAAACTATTCAAGTTATGTGTACTCGTCTCCTGCAACTGTTGGCAATACCGTTTACGTTGGTTCACGCGACGGCTACATCTTTGGTTTGAACACTCGCAACGGCTCATTAGTTTGGGCCTATCGCACTGGAGGGTTCATATTTTCTTCGCCCTCAGTAGCCAATGGTGTGGTCTACCTTGGCTCGTTTGACGGAAAAATCTACGCGATAAGCACCGCAATTACCCCATCCACTACTCCACCACCTATTCCTATCCCCCAACTGACGGCAACTCCCTCACCAGCGCCGATTTTAACGTCTGCACCTGCGTCGACAGTCATACTCACTGCTGCTTCCACCCCCGCGGCTACTGAAGACCCAGAATCAGACAATTCAGGTCAAAACTTAACGACAAAGTCAACTCGGGTGATTCCAACTCAACCGATAACAAATCCAATACTCGAAGAGTCGTGGATTGGAAACTTTGTTCTCTTAGGCATAATTATCGCGACAGCCATCATAGCAGTGGTGTCCTTGTTCCGCATTTTCAGAATAAGCAAGGAAGGTATCTTTAATCCAGCAGAAGGCGACAATTAA
- a CDS encoding metalloregulator ArsR/SmtB family transcription factor encodes MAQQAAAQLRFKAQIFHALSASDRLEILAFLRDGEKCVCEIVPHLNLIQPVVSRHLKILRDAGIIRCRKDGTKRMYSIVDARVYKAVDALTPDFISTLQKEVMEQMCCSPSGEE; translated from the coding sequence ATGGCACAACAAGCAGCAGCTCAACTCAGATTCAAAGCTCAAATATTCCATGCCCTCTCAGCCTCAGACAGACTCGAAATACTTGCGTTCTTGCGTGACGGCGAAAAATGCGTCTGCGAAATAGTGCCCCACCTCAATTTGATTCAGCCAGTTGTTTCTCGTCATCTAAAAATTCTGCGGGATGCGGGAATAATCAGGTGCCGCAAGGACGGAACAAAAAGAATGTACTCTATCGTTGATGCGCGGGTGTATAAAGCGGTTGATGCCTTAACTCCTGACTTCATTAGCACGTTGCAGAAAGAGGTTATGGAACAGATGTGTTGTAGTCCTTCAGGAGAGGAATAG
- a CDS encoding winged helix-turn-helix domain-containing protein: MKATLASKTKRRDQFGIMAKILEITKKGARKTQIMYKANLSFTQLNDYLPYLLNKKLISLTCNGDVEIYVITKNGIDFLKRHNELIQLLKTCSTIQKSTIQTHIV; encoded by the coding sequence GTGAAAGCAACGCTAGCAAGTAAAACAAAGCGCAGAGACCAATTTGGAATTATGGCAAAAATTCTTGAAATTACAAAAAAGGGTGCACGAAAAACTCAAATAATGTACAAAGCCAACCTGAGCTTTACACAGCTAAACGATTACTTACCATACCTATTAAATAAAAAATTAATTTCCTTAACCTGCAACGGCGACGTAGAAATTTATGTAATAACCAAGAACGGCATAGACTTCCTAAAAAGACACAACGAATTAATTCAACTCCTAAAAACATGCAGCACCATTCAAAAAAGCACAATACAAACCCATATCGTCTAA
- a CDS encoding 4Fe-4S dicluster domain-containing protein produces the protein MKKTAEESYEGVPREKIPWDPQIDYKKCIACGKCVDYCHVGAFKFEEKDGKKKTVVNPNKCIVFCRGCEDICPAGAISHPSEEETQKIIDELKKAKA, from the coding sequence GTGAAGAAAACGGCTGAAGAATCATATGAGGGAGTTCCTCGCGAAAAAATACCTTGGGATCCACAAATAGACTATAAGAAATGTATTGCCTGTGGGAAATGCGTTGACTATTGCCATGTTGGTGCTTTCAAGTTTGAAGAAAAAGACGGCAAAAAGAAAACTGTAGTAAACCCAAACAAATGCATTGTATTCTGCAGAGGTTGCGAAGACATCTGCCCTGCTGGTGCAATTTCGCATCCGTCAGAAGAGGAAACGCAAAAAATAATTGACGAACTCAAAAAAGCTAAAGCGTAA
- a CDS encoding flavodoxin family protein, translated as MKVVGFNGSARKDGNTALLIRRVFSVLESEGIQTELVQLAGEQIHGCMACGTCRKVKNMECKIVKDNVNAYIKKMVEADGIILGSPTYFSMMSPELKALIDRAGYVARANGDLFKRKVGAAVVAVRRAGGIPTFDAINHFFLISQMIVPGSSYWNVGIGLGKGDVEKDEEGMKTMDDLGKNMAWLIKKIKT; from the coding sequence TTGAAGGTTGTTGGTTTTAACGGAAGCGCAAGAAAAGACGGCAACACTGCCCTCTTGATTCGTCGAGTATTTTCAGTTCTTGAAAGCGAAGGCATCCAAACCGAACTGGTGCAGCTTGCGGGCGAGCAGATTCACGGTTGCATGGCGTGCGGTACCTGCCGAAAAGTCAAAAACATGGAATGCAAGATTGTAAAAGATAACGTTAACGCATACATTAAGAAGATGGTTGAGGCAGACGGCATAATTCTTGGTTCACCCACTTACTTTTCGATGATGTCTCCTGAGTTGAAAGCTCTCATTGACCGCGCAGGATACGTTGCCAGAGCCAACGGCGACCTGTTCAAACGTAAAGTCGGCGCTGCGGTGGTTGCGGTGCGCAGGGCAGGTGGAATCCCCACTTTTGACGCCATTAACCATTTTTTCCTAATCAGCCAAATGATTGTGCCCGGCTCATCCTACTGGAACGTGGGCATTGGCTTGGGCAAGGGCGATGTTGAAAAGGATGAGGAGGGCATGAAAACGATGGATGACTTGGGGAAAAACATGGCGTGGCTAATCAAGAAAATAAAAACCTGA
- the arsB gene encoding ACR3 family arsenite efflux transporter, with protein MEPKEEHLKKELSLGLWEKYLTLWIAICIVVGLLVGRFFPAFGEFMDSLKFAQLSIPIGVLLFFMMYPTVVGIQFSDVKKAARNPKPLLVTIIANWVIAPPLMTFLANTFFAGNPQYIAGLILLGLSPCTAMVMWWMYLARGDMAQGLINTAFNALLMLGLYAPLAALYLGVSSIPVPWDLIAISVLVFIALPVTSGAISRRVIIKKKGEEWFKDKYNPIVGKISIVALLLTLIVLFSFEGQTILNNPLLVGYLAIPNLLHYVIMIGWTYPLGYFLGWKYESAIDTTIIGSSSHFEVAIAVAVTLYGIGSGAALATVIGPLLEVPLMLSLVKLGLRTRKYFPRKKRL; from the coding sequence TTGGAACCAAAAGAGGAGCACTTAAAGAAAGAGTTGTCGTTGGGGCTTTGGGAAAAGTACCTTACGCTTTGGATAGCAATCTGCATTGTGGTGGGTTTGCTTGTGGGCAGGTTCTTTCCCGCCTTTGGCGAGTTTATGGATTCGTTAAAGTTTGCACAGCTATCAATCCCCATTGGTGTGCTTTTGTTTTTTATGATGTATCCAACCGTTGTCGGCATACAGTTTAGTGATGTGAAAAAGGCTGCAAGAAATCCAAAGCCGCTTCTTGTCACGATAATTGCTAACTGGGTTATCGCTCCGCCACTGATGACTTTTTTGGCAAACACGTTTTTCGCTGGCAACCCCCAGTACATTGCAGGTTTGATTCTTCTGGGCTTGTCGCCTTGCACGGCGATGGTTATGTGGTGGATGTATCTAGCCAGAGGCGACATGGCTCAAGGACTCATAAATACCGCGTTTAACGCTTTGCTTATGCTTGGGCTGTATGCTCCGCTTGCCGCACTCTACTTGGGCGTTAGTAGCATCCCAGTGCCGTGGGATTTAATCGCTATTAGCGTTTTAGTGTTTATTGCGTTACCTGTCACTTCAGGGGCAATATCGAGGCGGGTGATCATCAAAAAGAAAGGTGAGGAATGGTTCAAGGATAAATATAATCCAATTGTTGGTAAAATTTCCATCGTTGCGTTACTGTTAACATTGATTGTTTTGTTCTCATTTGAAGGACAAACAATTCTCAACAATCCGCTTCTCGTCGGTTACCTCGCCATACCCAACCTGCTACACTACGTCATAATGATTGGTTGGACGTATCCGCTGGGTTACTTTTTAGGATGGAAGTACGAGAGCGCCATTGATACCACCATCATTGGTAGCAGTAGCCACTTCGAAGTCGCCATCGCGGTGGCAGTCACTCTCTACGGAATCGGTTCAGGAGCAGCGCTAGCCACCGTGATTGGTCCACTTTTAGAGGTGCCCTTGATGCTTTCGCTGGTAAAGCTTGGCTTGAGAACTCGTAAATATTTCCCAAGAAAAAAGCGTTTGTAG